One window of the Runella slithyformis DSM 19594 genome contains the following:
- the odhB gene encoding 2-oxoglutarate dehydrogenase complex dihydrolipoyllysine-residue succinyltransferase, with protein sequence MSQIEIKVPTVGESITEVTIGSWVKKDGESVKRDEVICSLDSDKASFDVVSEADGVLQIKAQEGDVLPIGGLICVVETSATATSAPAPAPVTSAPAQAPAPAASSAPAPAAAAKVVEMKVPTVGESVTEVTISSWSKKDGDTVQLDEVLCELESDKATFELPAEAAGVLRIVAEAGATLPIGAVICKIEVGAGSSAAPQPAAEAPAAAPPSNGQATAANASNDSYAAGHPSPAAAKILAEKGIDPASVSGSGVGGRLTKEDAVAAQPKAAPTAAPAEQPKAPVAAPAASAPAPKAPDARGQRRVKMTSLRKTIARRLVAVKNETAMLTTFNEVDMKPIMELRNKYKDKFKEKHGVGLGFMSFFTRACAVALQEFPVVNAFIDGDEVVYNDFSDISIAVSTERGLVVPVIRNAEKMTFSQIEKEIIRLAGLARDNKLTIDQMQGGTFTITNGGIFGSMLSTPIINAPQAAILGMHNIVERAVVVNGEIVIRPIMYVALSYDHRTIDGRDSVSFLVRVKQLLEDPTRLLLEV encoded by the coding sequence ATGTCACAAATTGAAATAAAAGTCCCTACCGTCGGCGAATCGATCACTGAAGTAACCATTGGTTCCTGGGTGAAAAAAGACGGTGAAAGTGTCAAACGTGATGAAGTAATATGTAGCTTAGATTCCGATAAAGCGTCATTTGACGTGGTTTCTGAAGCGGATGGCGTTTTGCAAATTAAAGCTCAGGAAGGTGATGTATTACCGATTGGTGGATTGATATGTGTGGTTGAAACATCGGCGACAGCAACTTCCGCTCCTGCACCTGCTCCGGTCACTTCTGCTCCCGCACAGGCCCCTGCCCCGGCGGCATCTTCAGCCCCTGCTCCCGCTGCTGCGGCTAAAGTGGTGGAAATGAAAGTGCCGACAGTGGGTGAATCTGTGACGGAAGTGACCATCTCAAGCTGGAGTAAAAAAGACGGAGATACCGTTCAACTGGACGAAGTACTCTGCGAATTGGAATCTGACAAAGCAACGTTCGAACTTCCGGCCGAAGCCGCGGGTGTATTGCGCATTGTGGCCGAAGCGGGTGCTACGCTTCCCATCGGCGCGGTGATCTGTAAAATTGAAGTAGGGGCAGGAAGTTCGGCCGCTCCTCAGCCCGCCGCTGAAGCGCCTGCTGCCGCTCCTCCATCCAACGGACAGGCCACTGCGGCCAATGCCTCCAATGACAGCTATGCCGCAGGACATCCTTCGCCGGCGGCGGCTAAAATTTTAGCCGAAAAAGGAATCGACCCCGCAAGTGTATCGGGCTCCGGCGTTGGCGGACGGTTAACCAAAGAAGATGCGGTAGCCGCTCAACCCAAAGCAGCCCCAACGGCCGCTCCTGCCGAACAGCCCAAAGCTCCGGTGGCCGCCCCGGCCGCAAGCGCTCCTGCTCCCAAAGCACCTGATGCCCGCGGACAACGCCGTGTAAAAATGACCTCTTTACGCAAGACCATCGCCCGTCGCCTGGTAGCCGTTAAGAATGAAACGGCCATGTTGACGACCTTCAACGAGGTAGACATGAAGCCGATCATGGAGTTGCGCAATAAATACAAAGATAAATTTAAAGAAAAGCACGGCGTCGGCTTGGGCTTTATGTCGTTCTTTACCAGAGCCTGCGCAGTGGCTTTGCAGGAATTTCCGGTAGTCAATGCTTTTATTGACGGCGACGAAGTCGTTTACAATGATTTCTCCGATATTTCGATTGCCGTTTCGACCGAGCGCGGATTGGTGGTGCCCGTGATTCGTAATGCCGAGAAAATGACCTTCTCTCAAATTGAGAAAGAGATCATTCGTTTGGCCGGACTTGCCCGCGACAATAAGCTGACCATTGACCAAATGCAGGGCGGTACGTTTACCATCACCAACGGCGGTATTTTCGGCTCGATGCTTTCGACACCCATCATCAATGCCCCTCAGGCGGCGATTTTGGGAATGCACAACATCGTAGAGCGTGCCGTGGTCGTAAACGGAGAGATTGTGATTCGACCCATTATGTACGTAGCGCTCAGTTATGACCACCGCACCATCGACGGTCGCGATTCGGTAAGCTTCCTCGTTAGAGTGAAGCAATTGCTCGAAGACCCCACCCGGTTGTTGCTGGAAGTGTAA
- the lpdA gene encoding dihydrolipoyl dehydrogenase — protein MQYDVIVIGSGPGGYICAIRCAQLGLKTAIIEKYKTLGGTCLNVGCIPSKALLDSSEHYYNAAHSFAEHGIKLENLKVDLAQMIARKSEVVSQVCKGVEFLMKKNKIDVYQGLGSFVDKNTVKVTKEGGDIEMITSQNIVIATGSKPSSLPGVTIDKKRIITSTEALQLNEIPKHLIVIGAGVIGAELGSVYARIGAKVSFVEYASAMIPTMDATMGKELQRTVKKLGANFYFSHKVKTVENTGEEVIVTAENPKGELVTFTGDYCLMSVGRRPYTDGLALENAGLAADQRGKIEVDEHTLQTKVPNIYAIGDVIRGAMLAHKAEEEGVFVAETIVGQKPHINYLLIPNVVYTWPEVAGVGYTEDELKAKGIAYKTGSFPFKALGRARASMDIDGTVKVLAHKETDEILGAHIIGPRAADMIAEAVVAMEYRASAEDVSRMSHAHPTYTEAFKEACLAATGNRALNA, from the coding sequence ATGCAATACGACGTTATCGTAATCGGTTCGGGGCCCGGCGGCTATATTTGTGCCATTCGTTGTGCACAGTTAGGCTTGAAAACGGCCATTATCGAAAAATATAAAACCCTCGGCGGTACCTGCCTCAACGTAGGCTGTATTCCGTCCAAAGCATTGCTTGACTCTTCGGAGCATTATTACAATGCCGCTCACTCATTTGCTGAGCATGGTATCAAACTCGAAAACCTGAAGGTAGATCTGGCGCAGATGATCGCCCGTAAAAGCGAAGTGGTCAGCCAAGTATGCAAAGGCGTAGAGTTCCTGATGAAGAAAAACAAAATCGACGTGTATCAGGGCCTTGGCTCATTTGTGGATAAAAATACCGTCAAAGTGACAAAAGAAGGGGGGGATATTGAGATGATCACCTCCCAAAACATTGTCATTGCTACGGGCTCCAAACCTTCATCGCTGCCCGGCGTTACGATCGATAAAAAACGGATCATCACCTCTACCGAGGCGCTTCAGCTCAACGAAATTCCCAAACACCTGATTGTTATCGGGGCAGGGGTAATCGGTGCTGAACTGGGCTCGGTCTATGCCCGTATCGGAGCCAAGGTAAGTTTTGTGGAATATGCCTCGGCGATGATTCCCACCATGGATGCCACGATGGGAAAAGAACTTCAGCGTACGGTAAAAAAATTGGGCGCAAATTTCTATTTCAGCCATAAAGTAAAAACGGTTGAAAATACCGGAGAGGAAGTCATTGTAACGGCCGAAAACCCCAAGGGAGAACTCGTGACCTTTACGGGTGATTATTGCCTGATGAGTGTGGGCCGCCGCCCTTATACGGATGGCCTGGCCTTGGAAAATGCGGGCCTCGCTGCCGATCAGCGCGGTAAAATCGAAGTGGATGAACATACGCTTCAAACCAAAGTGCCCAATATTTATGCCATTGGTGATGTCATTCGCGGAGCAATGTTGGCGCATAAAGCGGAAGAAGAAGGCGTGTTTGTGGCAGAAACGATTGTGGGACAAAAACCGCATATCAATTACCTGCTGATACCAAACGTAGTATATACCTGGCCGGAAGTGGCGGGCGTAGGCTATACCGAAGACGAACTGAAAGCCAAGGGAATTGCTTACAAAACCGGTTCTTTCCCGTTTAAAGCATTGGGCCGTGCCCGTGCCAGTATGGACATTGACGGCACGGTAAAAGTACTGGCTCATAAAGAAACGGATGAAATTCTCGGGGCTCATATCATTGGGCCGCGCGCGGCTGATATGATCGCGGAAGCGGTAGTGGCTATGGAATACCGAGCCTCAGCAGAAGATGTGAGCCGTATGTCGCATGCTCACCCCACGTACACCGAAGCATTTAAAGAAGCCTGTCTGGCCGCTACGGGCAACCGTGCATTGAATGCCTGA
- a CDS encoding McrC family protein codes for MPQHIVLYEFGIIRRASDLPGNAVITQTADTFIPDRTFDLLKQWSFTAHTDTIIQFFIQKGKECLRVKNYVGLLQTSDGTRFEILPKLSKNNSLLTARKSLLKMLRSASDIPFLRLSQARLHEANQPLWEVFISAFIQEMEQIMRQGLERGYQTVEENQSFMRGKWLPHRQNPLHPEWLFTSTDRFTADILPNRLLKACVLFLAKRSLYLPNQIRLRQLRFALEDVRPSPQPEVDFKRLPTSDRRSGRYAQALQWAKVLLNQQSWATAGNDVNDSLLFPTERLFESYIARGAKRYLTSREVSYQDNLHFLIDDHAGKRRFRLRPDLVIRTEDQTIIMDIKWKWINPTAPNYGIEQTDLYQLYAYGRKYHADSLFLIYPAHEDFRAPLPPFRFEEGLVLNIIPFDITSPLSTEIAKMEKYWGEK; via the coding sequence ATGCCACAGCACATTGTCCTGTATGAGTTTGGGATTATCCGACGCGCTTCCGACCTGCCGGGCAACGCAGTTATCACCCAAACGGCGGATACATTTATTCCCGATCGCACGTTTGATTTACTCAAACAATGGTCGTTTACCGCTCATACCGATACCATCATTCAATTTTTTATTCAAAAGGGAAAAGAATGTCTGAGAGTTAAAAACTACGTTGGACTGTTGCAGACCTCTGATGGCACCCGGTTTGAGATATTACCCAAATTGTCTAAAAATAACAGCCTCTTGACCGCCAGGAAAAGCCTGTTAAAAATGCTTCGCAGCGCATCCGACATTCCTTTTCTCAGACTTTCACAGGCCCGCCTACATGAAGCAAATCAGCCGCTTTGGGAGGTTTTCATCTCGGCTTTTATACAGGAAATGGAGCAGATCATGCGGCAGGGTTTGGAAAGGGGGTACCAAACCGTTGAAGAAAATCAATCATTCATGCGTGGAAAATGGTTGCCGCACCGCCAGAATCCCCTTCACCCGGAATGGCTTTTTACCTCAACCGACCGGTTCACCGCTGATATTCTCCCCAATCGTTTGTTGAAGGCCTGTGTGTTGTTTTTAGCCAAACGCAGCCTTTACTTACCGAATCAGATTCGTTTAAGACAACTGCGTTTTGCGCTGGAAGACGTGCGTCCTTCTCCCCAACCGGAAGTCGATTTTAAGCGCCTCCCAACCTCAGATCGACGATCCGGCCGCTACGCACAGGCACTTCAATGGGCCAAGGTACTGCTCAATCAGCAATCATGGGCCACGGCGGGAAACGACGTCAACGATTCACTGCTGTTTCCCACTGAGCGTTTGTTTGAGAGTTATATAGCCCGGGGAGCGAAACGATATTTAACTAGCCGCGAAGTTTCCTATCAGGACAACCTGCATTTCCTGATCGATGATCATGCCGGCAAACGCCGCTTTCGATTACGGCCCGACTTAGTCATTCGTACTGAAGATCAAACCATCATTATGGATATAAAATGGAAATGGATCAACCCAACGGCACCCAATTACGGTATTGAACAAACCGACTTATACCAGCTCTATGCGTATGGACGCAAGTATCATGCAGATTCTCTCTTTTTGATCTATCCCGCCCATGAAGATTTTCGGGCACCGCTTCCCCCGTTTCGTTTTGAGGAAGGTCTGGTATTGAATATTATTCCTTTTGACATAACCTCTCCCCTGTCAACTGAAATAGCAAAAATGGAAAAATATTGGGGAGAGAAATAG
- the rimP gene encoding ribosome maturation factor RimP encodes MNVKEKIVELLSTLLEDDKFFIVEVQVSASKVRQKVTVLIDSDPGISIDECAEISRQLGEMLETQEVLPNAYTLEVSSPGVDYPLAMPRQFRKNIGRTLRVILKDGIEKKGQLISADEFGFVLLEEVKKKKKDQVPGELPFAYTDIAKAEVQIKF; translated from the coding sequence ATGAATGTAAAAGAAAAAATTGTCGAACTGCTTTCCACCCTTTTAGAGGATGACAAATTTTTCATTGTAGAAGTGCAGGTGTCTGCCTCAAAAGTTCGGCAGAAGGTGACCGTATTAATAGACAGTGACCCGGGCATAAGTATAGATGAATGTGCCGAAATCAGCCGGCAGTTGGGAGAAATGCTCGAAACGCAGGAAGTACTTCCCAATGCGTATACGCTCGAAGTTTCCTCGCCGGGGGTGGATTACCCGCTGGCTATGCCTCGGCAGTTCCGTAAGAACATCGGGCGAACCCTGCGCGTTATCTTAAAAGACGGTATTGAGAAAAAAGGGCAGTTGATATCTGCCGATGAATTCGGGTTTGTACTGTTGGAAGAAGTGAAAAAGAAGAAAAAAGATCAGGTACCCGGTGAGTTGCCCTTCGCATATACAGACATTGCCAAGGCGGAAGTGCAAATTAAATTTTGA
- the nusA gene encoding transcription termination factor NusA, with amino-acid sequence MDSVVLIESFAEFARSKNIDRPTIIKVLEEVFRTMIRKKYGTDTNFDVIINPDTGDLEMWRTREIVDDNSEDIWEPDKIPLAEARKIQDDFEVGEEVAEEVKLEDFGRRMVQTARQTLIQKVKDLEKELLYFKYKDMVGDLLNVEVYQILKNELICLDSEGNELVLPKQEQIFKDKYRKGEPVKVVIHKVELNNGTPRITLSRTSPVFLERLFEAEIPEIYDGLINIRKIVREPGERAKVAVESYDDRIDPVGACVGMKGSRIHTIVRELNNENIDVINYTENLELLIQRALSPAKITSMVIDRDTKRVSVYLKPDQVSLAIGKGGQNIKLAGRLVSMEIDVFRDVEGQEDEEDVDLSEFTDEIDEWMIEEFRKIGLDTAKQVINISREELVRRTDLEEETVEEILEILRREFE; translated from the coding sequence ATGGATAGCGTAGTATTGATAGAATCGTTCGCCGAGTTTGCTCGCTCCAAAAATATTGATCGTCCTACGATTATTAAAGTATTGGAGGAAGTGTTTCGCACGATGATTCGTAAAAAATACGGTACTGATACCAACTTTGATGTGATTATCAACCCGGATACCGGCGACCTCGAAATGTGGCGTACCCGTGAAATTGTGGATGATAACTCAGAAGATATTTGGGAACCGGATAAAATACCTCTGGCCGAAGCACGCAAAATTCAGGATGACTTTGAAGTGGGCGAAGAAGTGGCTGAGGAGGTAAAACTGGAAGATTTCGGGCGGCGAATGGTCCAAACGGCACGTCAGACGCTGATTCAGAAAGTAAAGGATTTGGAGAAGGAGTTGCTGTATTTCAAATACAAAGACATGGTCGGTGACCTACTCAATGTAGAAGTATACCAAATACTCAAAAACGAACTCATTTGTTTAGACAGTGAAGGAAACGAACTGGTATTGCCCAAACAGGAGCAGATCTTTAAGGATAAATACCGTAAAGGCGAGCCTGTAAAGGTGGTGATTCACAAGGTAGAGCTCAACAACGGTACCCCACGAATTACGCTTTCCCGTACGTCTCCTGTATTCCTGGAGCGATTGTTTGAAGCCGAAATTCCTGAAATTTACGATGGCCTCATTAATATCCGTAAAATTGTGCGCGAGCCCGGCGAGCGTGCCAAAGTAGCGGTCGAGTCGTATGATGACCGTATTGATCCTGTAGGGGCATGTGTAGGGATGAAAGGATCACGGATTCATACCATTGTGAGAGAACTGAATAATGAGAACATTGACGTTATCAATTATACCGAAAATCTCGAATTGCTCATTCAGCGCGCCCTCAGCCCTGCCAAAATCACATCGATGGTCATAGACCGAGATACCAAACGGGTGTCGGTTTATCTGAAACCGGACCAAGTGTCGTTGGCCATTGGAAAAGGCGGACAGAACATTAAACTCGCCGGACGTTTGGTCAGCATGGAAATTGATGTGTTCCGTGATGTAGAAGGTCAGGAAGATGAGGAAGATGTTGACTTAAGCGAATTTACGGATGAGATCGATGAGTGGATGATTGAAGAATTTCGCAAAATTGGTTTGGATACCGCAAAACAGGTCATCAATATCAGTAGAGAAGAGCTTGTACGCCGTACCGACCTAGAAGAAGAAACAGTAGAAGAAATCCTGGAAATTTTACGTCGTGAATTTGAATGA
- the infB gene encoding translation initiation factor IF-2, translating into MSEEKSMRLSQAARILNRSHAAVASILGAKGFKVDNNPNTKLNAEQLEFLSKEFKVDALLGGVTPKKEEPAAPQSKSDDSPVLYFRTSQAAANAPKPALEESQSEKEEKLPEPVLPESPSIGLKVVGKIDLDAPKPISIPTPPKSEEIPKEIIPAVEEKKPVIEEPKAEEKPIEVKPVAVEEKKPDRPVSVVTEPAKEVALPVAENVPVITPPASVEATPKVEEAPKTESKSVEELPKVEPIIEHKAEVVQEPVVETKPAPQPKPKEEPVKPQTFAPGKERERPQHSAQPPVKAKPDPVKEVPAPEPEPQPVLIEAKGETLKGLTILGKIELPTERRSGGDGGSRDKDKDKKRKRKRLRKGEKVTDNAPANTPNATGTPNANNRGRQGDRPNTPNQHSPRDGARTNAPAPPNANATPNANGTNATAGGGNNTAKKGPNTAPSTNTGANKKGGNNRRGERKDEISDKEVADSIKATYARLSGTTSGKNFGADKRRERRRLRADAAEERAMQEQEDAKILKVTEFISANELSSLMDVSVQEVISVCLSMGMFVSINQRLDAESITLIADEFGYEVEFISAEEEIQGDVKVEIDAEEDLVERAPIVTIMGHVDHGKTSLLDYIRRTRVAAGEAGGITQHIGAYSVKTDGGRRIAFLDTPGHEAFTAMRARGAKLTDVVIIVIAADDSIMPQTREAINHAQNANVPIVFAFSKIDKPGANTEKIREALANMNILVEEWGGKYQTQEISSKSGIGIPDLLEKVLLEADLLELKANPSRRASGTVVEASLDKGRGYVATILVQTGTLKVGDVILAGAHFGRVRAMFDATSTRLKEAGPSTPVQLLGLNGAPQAGDKFNVMENEREAREIANKREQIMREQTIRTRKHITLEEIGRRKAIGTFKELNIIVKGDVDGSVEALSDSLLKLSTEEVQVNIINKAVGQIAESDINLAIASDAIIVGFQVRPSNNAKKLAEQEQIEIRLYSVIYDAINEVKDAMAGMLEPTMEEVIVGNAEVREVFKISKIGTVAGSYVTDGIIKRNNKVRVIRDFIVVHEGDISQLKRYKDDVNEVKSGFEFGLSIKGLHDIQVGDIVESFEMKEVKRTL; encoded by the coding sequence ATGTCGGAAGAAAAAAGTATGCGCCTTAGTCAAGCAGCACGAATACTCAACCGAAGCCACGCTGCGGTCGCAAGTATTTTGGGCGCTAAAGGCTTTAAGGTTGATAATAATCCCAATACAAAATTAAACGCTGAACAGCTTGAATTCCTGTCAAAAGAATTCAAGGTGGATGCGTTGTTGGGTGGAGTGACACCCAAAAAAGAAGAACCTGCCGCACCGCAATCTAAGTCAGACGACAGCCCAGTCCTTTATTTCCGTACATCGCAGGCGGCAGCGAACGCTCCCAAACCTGCTTTGGAAGAGTCGCAATCGGAAAAAGAAGAAAAGCTGCCCGAACCTGTGCTGCCTGAATCACCTTCCATTGGATTGAAAGTGGTAGGGAAGATAGACTTGGATGCTCCTAAACCAATAAGTATCCCTACCCCTCCCAAATCGGAAGAAATCCCTAAAGAGATCATACCGGCAGTAGAGGAGAAAAAGCCTGTTATTGAAGAACCAAAAGCGGAAGAGAAACCGATTGAGGTGAAACCTGTTGCCGTAGAGGAGAAAAAGCCGGACCGGCCTGTGTCTGTGGTCACCGAGCCTGCGAAAGAAGTAGCCTTGCCTGTGGCAGAGAATGTACCTGTCATTACCCCTCCTGCTTCCGTTGAAGCAACCCCCAAAGTTGAAGAAGCCCCCAAAACAGAAAGTAAGTCTGTTGAGGAATTGCCAAAAGTAGAGCCCATAATAGAACATAAAGCAGAAGTGGTACAAGAACCCGTGGTGGAAACTAAACCGGCACCTCAGCCTAAACCCAAGGAAGAGCCTGTCAAACCACAAACATTTGCCCCCGGGAAGGAAAGAGAAAGACCGCAACATTCCGCGCAGCCACCCGTCAAAGCAAAACCTGATCCTGTAAAAGAAGTTCCCGCCCCTGAGCCGGAGCCCCAACCTGTATTGATCGAAGCAAAAGGGGAAACCCTCAAAGGGCTGACTATTTTAGGTAAAATTGAACTGCCTACCGAACGCCGTAGCGGTGGTGACGGTGGTAGCAGAGATAAAGACAAAGATAAAAAGCGCAAACGTAAACGTCTGCGTAAGGGAGAAAAAGTAACTGACAATGCTCCGGCCAACACTCCCAACGCGACCGGCACTCCTAATGCCAATAACAGAGGCAGACAGGGTGACAGACCCAATACCCCTAATCAGCATTCACCGAGGGACGGTGCGAGAACCAATGCCCCTGCCCCTCCCAATGCAAATGCCACTCCTAATGCAAACGGGACTAATGCAACTGCCGGAGGCGGTAACAATACTGCTAAAAAAGGACCTAATACTGCACCGAGTACCAATACGGGAGCCAATAAGAAAGGCGGTAACAATCGTCGGGGCGAACGCAAGGATGAAATCAGCGATAAAGAGGTTGCCGATTCAATCAAAGCTACTTACGCCCGTTTGAGTGGCACCACCAGTGGTAAAAACTTTGGGGCAGATAAACGTCGTGAACGCCGTCGTCTGCGGGCAGATGCCGCCGAAGAGCGTGCAATGCAGGAGCAGGAAGATGCCAAAATATTGAAAGTAACGGAGTTCATTTCCGCCAATGAATTATCATCTTTAATGGATGTGTCCGTGCAGGAAGTCATTTCGGTTTGTTTGAGTATGGGTATGTTCGTCTCGATCAACCAACGCCTGGATGCCGAAAGTATTACGCTGATCGCTGATGAGTTTGGCTATGAAGTAGAGTTTATCTCTGCCGAAGAAGAGATTCAGGGGGATGTAAAAGTAGAAATAGATGCGGAAGAAGATTTGGTAGAGCGGGCACCGATCGTGACCATTATGGGGCACGTTGACCACGGGAAAACGTCATTGCTTGATTATATTCGTCGCACAAGGGTAGCTGCAGGAGAAGCGGGAGGAATTACGCAGCACATTGGAGCTTACAGTGTAAAAACCGATGGCGGTCGTCGAATCGCCTTCCTGGATACCCCGGGTCACGAAGCTTTTACGGCTATGCGTGCTCGCGGAGCTAAACTGACGGATGTGGTTATCATCGTGATTGCGGCGGATGATTCTATCATGCCTCAAACACGGGAAGCTATCAACCACGCTCAAAATGCCAATGTTCCGATCGTATTTGCGTTCAGTAAAATAGATAAGCCCGGTGCCAATACGGAAAAAATACGTGAGGCATTAGCTAATATGAATATTTTGGTGGAAGAGTGGGGCGGTAAATACCAAACGCAGGAAATTTCCTCTAAATCAGGGATTGGTATCCCTGACCTTTTGGAAAAAGTATTGTTAGAGGCTGACCTGCTTGAATTAAAAGCCAATCCGAGCAGAAGAGCATCGGGAACCGTTGTTGAAGCATCGCTTGATAAAGGTCGCGGTTATGTAGCCACTATTCTTGTACAAACCGGTACATTGAAAGTGGGAGATGTGATCCTGGCAGGTGCCCACTTCGGGCGTGTACGGGCGATGTTTGATGCCACAAGTACCCGTCTGAAAGAAGCCGGCCCCTCTACGCCGGTCCAACTTTTAGGCTTGAACGGTGCCCCTCAGGCAGGTGATAAGTTTAACGTAATGGAAAATGAACGCGAAGCCCGTGAGATTGCTAACAAGCGTGAACAGATCATGCGTGAACAGACCATTCGTACCCGTAAACATATTACGTTGGAAGAAATCGGCCGCAGAAAAGCAATCGGTACCTTTAAAGAGTTGAATATCATTGTAAAAGGTGATGTGGATGGTTCAGTGGAAGCCCTTTCGGATTCACTCCTTAAACTCTCGACGGAAGAAGTACAGGTCAATATCATCAATAAGGCGGTAGGACAGATTGCAGAATCAGACATTAACCTAGCCATCGCTTCCGATGCCATCATTGTTGGATTCCAGGTTCGCCCGTCGAACAATGCCAAAAAACTGGCCGAGCAGGAGCAGATCGAGATACGTTTGTACTCGGTTATCTACGATGCCATCAATGAAGTAAAAGATGCCATGGCCGGGATGTTGGAACCAACGATGGAAGAAGTCATTGTAGGTAATGCCGAAGTTCGTGAAGTCTTTAAGATCAGTAAGATTGGTACAGTAGCCGGGTCTTACGTCACCGACGGTATTATCAAACGTAATAATAAGGTCAGGGTTATTCGTGACTTTATCGTGGTTCATGAAGGAGATATTTCGCAGCTGAAACGTTACAAAGATGATGTGAACGAAGTGAAATCCGGATTTGAATTTGGTTTGAGTATCAAAGGCTTGCATGATATCCAGGTTGGCGATATTGTAGAAAGCTTTGAAATGAAAGAAGTAAAACGGACATTATAG
- a CDS encoding CPBP family intramembrane glutamic endopeptidase, which translates to MEEIQPDIIHSIPQRPPWRNGMLLLGLIMLGMSVGNIVAMLIIISVGAFIEGPNFEDISRMVQEPGRFPYAWWYLMILHSVSHLFTFLIPGVVYWRWSEKHRVEEFVRRPLPSFVVLILVLLTVVTFLPLNSWIIEWNSHLHLPEGLHRMEDWMRRKEDELLKMTLFLTDFNSWPKFGVALLVIAILPAIGEEVLFRGIIQRKIFHKTRDVHSSVWLTAMLFSAIHLQFYGFVPRMLLGAMFGYMYFWARNLWAPIFAHFINNGLTVLAIFLSHRKVLNFEVGTSESSVSWIGAFLSLALTAVLLLNLKRISQRSQNVTNDTKPLGKSF; encoded by the coding sequence GTGGAAGAAATTCAACCCGATATTATTCACAGTATTCCTCAACGTCCGCCTTGGCGTAACGGTATGTTGTTGCTTGGGCTAATCATGCTTGGAATGTCTGTTGGTAATATCGTGGCGATGCTTATCATTATTTCTGTTGGAGCCTTCATTGAAGGTCCGAATTTTGAGGATATCTCACGTATGGTTCAGGAGCCTGGCCGATTTCCTTATGCATGGTGGTACCTTATGATTCTGCACTCCGTGTCTCACCTTTTTACGTTTCTGATTCCGGGCGTTGTGTATTGGCGTTGGTCAGAAAAGCATCGGGTAGAGGAGTTTGTTCGCCGACCGCTTCCTTCGTTTGTGGTACTGATACTGGTTTTATTGACAGTAGTTACTTTTCTTCCTTTAAACAGTTGGATTATCGAATGGAATAGCCATCTGCATTTGCCTGAGGGCCTGCATCGCATGGAGGATTGGATGCGTCGTAAAGAAGATGAGCTGTTAAAAATGACACTGTTCCTGACCGATTTCAATTCCTGGCCAAAGTTCGGTGTGGCACTTTTAGTGATTGCTATCCTTCCTGCTATTGGTGAAGAAGTACTCTTCAGAGGAATTATCCAGCGTAAAATATTTCATAAAACAAGGGATGTACACTCCTCGGTTTGGTTGACTGCAATGTTATTCAGTGCCATTCATTTACAGTTTTATGGGTTTGTTCCCCGAATGCTGCTGGGAGCCATGTTTGGATACATGTATTTTTGGGCGCGTAATCTATGGGCACCTATTTTTGCCCATTTTATTAATAACGGCCTTACTGTTTTAGCCATATTTTTATCACATCGGAAAGTCCTGAATTTTGAAGTGGGTACCTCGGAGTCGTCGGTGTCGTGGATAGGAGCGTTCCTCTCACTGGCTCTAACGGCAGTGTTGCTGCTGAATCTAAAAAGAATCTCTCAACGAAGTCAAAACGTTACGAATGATACCAAGCCATTGGGAAAAAGTTTTTGA
- a CDS encoding putative signal transducing protein, whose product MIPSHWEKVFETSFQHRAEIAREYLEQQGISAVIINKQDSSYHFGKCELYVPVKDAIIAKTIIVNEISFG is encoded by the coding sequence ATGATACCAAGCCATTGGGAAAAAGTTTTTGAAACGAGTTTTCAACACCGGGCAGAAATCGCGCGCGAGTATTTGGAACAGCAGGGAATTTCGGCAGTAATCATCAATAAGCAGGACAGCAGTTACCATTTTGGAAAATGTGAGTTGTATGTTCCCGTGAAAGATGCTATCATTGCCAAAACAATTATAGTGAATGAAATCTCGTTTGGATAA